The Phragmites australis chromosome 15, lpPhrAust1.1, whole genome shotgun sequence genome window below encodes:
- the LOC133893303 gene encoding protein SLOW WALKER 1-like, whose protein sequence is MAADTSKPFFPAAPHPALLPSRGAASRASPEASYWRAFRSSELVSGAEFPVTDLSFAPATGRATPTLAAAWSTSVHLFSGEPLEPLPKISVAGDLAFSPSFRSDGALLAAGDKKGVVRVFRADKPTAGPLRTLRAHAAETRVVRYPVFGGDKLHLLTAGDDALLAYWDVPSETPVFTVPTAHRDYIRGGAASPADCNLFATGSYDRSVKLWDARTGNTGPSLSFSHGEVVESVLFLPSGGLLATAGGNVVKIWDVIGGGRLVHLVESHVKTVMALALGKLCNTGEVRLVSAGIDGYVKSFDFGKLKITHSMRHPQPLLSVACSPCGSVLVAGSSKGKIYMGKRKKVAVDDEEGRKGVSGEIDWVSPEPEKPVLRPNYFRYFLRGQNEKAKDGDFVIEKPKKVKFAEHDKLLRKFRHKDALVSALVKNNARSVVAVMEELVARRKLVRCIGNLGTEELGLLLEFLRRNATLPRYARFLLGVANKVVEMREEDIRSDEKLRVHIRNLKRMVAEEIQIQHTLQGIQGMISPMLALASR, encoded by the coding sequence atggCCGCTGATACCTCGAAGCCCTTCTTCCCGGCGGCGCCGCACCCTGCGCTTCTCCCGTCCCGCGGCGCCGCATCCCGCGCTTCCCCGGAGGCCTCCTACTGGCGCGCCTTCCGCTCCTCCGAGCTCGTCTCCGGCGCCGAGTTCCCCGTCACCGACCTCAGCTTCGCCCCAGCCACCGGCCGAGCCACCCCGACCCTCGCCGCCGCGTGGTCCACCTCCGTGCACCTCTTCTCTGGCGAACCCCTCGAGCCGCTCCCTAAGATCTCCGTCGCCGGCGACCTCGCCTTCTCCCCTTCCTTCCGCTCCGACGGtgccctcctcgccgccggcgacaaGAAGGGCGTCGTCCGCGTCTTCCGCGCCGACAAACCCACGGCGGGGCCCCTCCGCACGCTCCGCGCCCACGCCGCCGAGACCCGCGTCGTCCGGTACCCGGTCTTCGGCGGCGacaagctccacctcctcactGCCGGCGACGACGCGCTCCTCGCCTACTGGGACGTGCCCTCGGAGACGCCCGTCTTTACCGTCCCCACCGCGCACCGGGACTACATCCGCGGCGGCGCCGCATCCCCTGCCGACTGCAACCTCTTTGCCACTGGCTCCTACGACCGCAGCGTCAAATTGTGGGATGCCCGCACGGGAAACACCGGCCCGTCTTTGTCTTTCTCCCACGGGGAAGTGGTGGAGAGCGTGCTGTTCCTGCCGTCGGGTGGGCTGCTGGCCACCGCTGGAGGGAATGTGGTCAAGATTTGGGATGTCATTGGCGGCGGACGGCTCGTGCACTTGGTGGAGAGCCACGTCAAGACAGTGATGGCGCTTGCGCTTGGGAAGCTTTGCAACACCGGGGAAGTCCGTCTGGTTAGTGCGGGGATTGATGGTTATGTGAAGAGCTTTGATTTTGGGAAGCTTAAGATCACACACTCGATGCGGCATCCTCAGCCACTGCTGTCTGTGGCATGCTCACCCTGTGGTTCGGTTCTGGTGGCTGGGTCTTCGAAGGGGAAGATTTATATGGGCAAGAGGAAGAAGGTGGCGGTGGATGACGAGGAAGGGAGGAAGGGTGTCAGTGGTGAGATCGATTGGGTATCGCCTGAGCCGGAGAAGCCAGTGTTGAGGCCAAATTACTTTAGGTACTTCCTTCGCGGACAGAATGAGAAGGCCAAGGATGGAGACTTTGTGATTGAGAAGCCCAAGAAGGTGAAGTTCGCGGAGCATGATAAGTTACTGAGAAAGTTCAGGCACAAGGATGCTCTTGTTTCGGCTCTGGTTAAGAACAATGCGAGGAGCGTTGTGGCTGTGATGGAGGAGCTGGTTGCGAGGAGAAAGCTTGTGAGGTGCATTGGGAATTTGGGAACAGAGGAACTTGGGCTTCTGCTGGAGTTCCTTCGCCGGAATGCAACTTTGCCAAGGTATGCAAGGTTCTTGCTTGGGGTGGCAAACAAGGTGGTGGAGATGCGTGAGGAGGATATCCGATCGGATGAGAAGCTGAGGGTACACATTAGGAATCTTAAGAGAATGGTTGCAGAGGAGATTCAGATACAGCACACGTTGCAGGGAATTCAAGGGATGATCTCACCCATGCTGGCACTTGCCAGTAGATGA